One Epinephelus lanceolatus isolate andai-2023 chromosome 17, ASM4190304v1, whole genome shotgun sequence genomic window carries:
- the sfrp5 gene encoding secreted frizzled-related protein 5, with the protein MAHGQKSPRWALTQGSFSLALGLSLFSLLLLLLTVSAADEYDYYSWQSDNFHNGRFYTKQPQCVDIPADLRLCHNVGYKKMRLPNLLDHETMPEVKQQAGSWVPLLAKRCHADTQVFLCSLFAPVCLDRPIYPCRSLCEAVRDSCAPVMETYGFPWPEMLTCDKFPIDNDLCIPMQFTGNHATQPPVSKVCPPCDNELKADNIMEHYCASDFALKMKIKEVKKEKGDRKLIAAQKKKKVLKQGVLRKKDLKKLTLYIKNGANCPCSQLDNLGSNFLIMGRKVDQQLLLMSIHKWDKKSKELKFAIKYMKSHQCPTYHTVFQ; encoded by the exons ATGGCACACGGACAAAAGAGCCCCAGGTGGGCATTAACCCAGGGCTCCTTCAGCTTGGCACTGGGCCTGTcgctcttctctctcctcctcctcctcctcactgtctCGGCCGCAGATGAGTACGACTACTACAGCTGGCAGTCGGACAACTTCCACAATGGCCGCTTCTACACCAAGCAGCCCCAGTGTGTGGACATACCAGCTGACCTGCGCCTGTGCCACAATGTGGGCTACAAGAAGATGAGGCTGCCCAACCTCCTGGACCACGAGACCATGCCAGAGGTCAAGCAGCAGGCGGGCAGCTGGGTGCCCCTCCTGGCCAAAAGGTGCCACGCTGACACCCAGGTCTTCCTGTGCTCGCTGTTTGCACCGGTGTGTCTGGACAGGCCCATCTATCCCTGCCGCTCGCTGTGTGAGGCCGTGAGGGACAGCTGTGCTCCGGTGATGGAGACCTACGGCTTTCCCTGGCCTGAGATGCTGACCTGTGATAAGTTTCCCATTGATAACGACCTCTGCATCCCCATGCAGTTCACTGGGAACCATGCGACCCAGCCACCAG TGTCGAAGGTGTGCCCTCCGTGTGACAATGAACTGAAAGCAGACAACATCATGGAGCATTACTGTGCCAGTGACTTTG CCCTCAAGATGAAAATCAAGGAGGTGAAGAAAGAGAAGGGTGACCGGAAGCTGATCGCGgctcaaaagaagaagaaagtgttGAAGCAGGGTGTGCTGAGGAAGAAGGACCTGAAGAAGCTGACCCTGTACATCAAGAATGGCGCCAACTGCCCGTGCTCCCAGCTCGACAACCTGGGCTCCAATTTCCTCATCATGGGCCGCAAAGTGGACCAGCAGCTGCTGCTCATGTCCATTCACAAGTGGGACAAGAAGAGCAAGGAGCTCAAATTCGCCATCAAGTACATGAAGTCCCATCAGTGCCCCACCTACCACACCGTCTTCCAGTGA